In one window of Hyla sarda isolate aHylSar1 chromosome 1, aHylSar1.hap1, whole genome shotgun sequence DNA:
- the LOC130369080 gene encoding olfactory receptor 1019-like: MADNHTTWFYEFTLLGLTDNVKSEFILFVFFLVVYVITVLGNSLMVIIITLSSSLQSPMYFLLRNLSIVDMCYTTCTVPKLLQDFLSDVKRISFFGCVAQLYFFISFGGIECVLLAAMAGDRFAAICMPLRYTEVMSWKMCTILAIVCWIIGFLNSLAHTVFTFRLPFCRSRSLNHFFCDIPPLLALSCADTTINEVVVYTAGGSVIVGSFILTILSYIFIVKAILKIRTATGRQKAFSTCASHLVTVVLYYGTIVFTYIRPTSSYSLDKDRVVPVLYGIITPMLNPIIYSLRNKEVHGALSKVILRKKIRKISTVHYT; encoded by the coding sequence ATGGCAGACAACCACACCACATGGTTTTACGAATTTACCCTACTTGGACTGACTGACAATGTCAAAAGTGAATTCATCCTGTTTGTGTTTTTCTTAGTGGTTTATGTGATAACAGTTCTAGGCAATTCTCTCATGGTCATTATTATAACTCTGTCTTCATCTCTTCAATCTCCAATGTACTTTTTATTGCGTAATCTCTCTATTGTAGATATGTGTTATACCACTTGTACCGTTCCTAAACTTCTTCAAGACTTTTTGTCTGATGTGAAACGTATCTCCTTCTTTGGTTGTGTTGCACAGTTATATTTCTTTATATCTTTTGGAGGGATTGAATGTGTCCTGCTTGCTGCTATGGCAGGTGACCGTTTTGCTGCTATCTGCATGCCACTGCGCTACACTGAAGTCATGAGTTGGAAGATGTGCACTATACTTGCTATAGTATGCTGGATTATTGGTTTTCTCAATTCTCTTGCTCACACAGTCTTCACATTTCGGTTACCTTTTTGTAGGTCTAGGTCCCTCAATCATTTCTTCTGTGACATACCCCCACTTCTTGCACTATCATGTGCTGATACTACTATTAATGAAGTGGTGGTGTATACTGCTGGGGGGTCTGTGATCGTAGGATCTTTTATATTAACTATATtgtcatatatttttattgtcaAAGCAATTTTGAAAATAAGGACAGCAACCGGAAGACAGAAAGCATTTTCAACATGTGCCTCTCATCTGGTAACAGTTGTACTTTACTATGGAACCATTGTGTTTACATACATTCGGCCAACATCATCTTATTCCCTGGACAAAGATCGTGTTGTCCCGGTTCTATATGGAATCATTACTCCTATGCTTAACCCAATAATTTATAgcttaagaaataaagaagttcatGGAGCTCTATCGAAAGTTATTCTTAGAAAAAAAATTCGCAAAATATCTACTGTGCACTATACATAA